In the genome of Curtobacterium sp. MCLR17_036, the window CCGGGTCGATCGCCGTCTTCATGAACGCCGGGTTCCTCGGCGGTCTGGTCGGCGGCCTCATCGCCGGTGCCGCCGCGTACTGGATCGGGCGCATCCCGACCTGGCGCTGGCTGCGGGGCCTCATGCCGGTGGTGATCATCCCGCTGTTCGCGTCGATCATCGCCTCCGGGCTCATGCTCCTGGTGCTCGGCGGCCCGATCGCCTGGCTCATGACGCAGCTGACCGGCTTCCTCAACTCGCTGTCCGGTGCCTCGGCGATCCTGCTCGGCATCATCCTCGGTCTCATGATGGCGTTCGACCTCGGCGGACCGGTCAACAAGGTGGCCTACGCGTTCGCCGTCGCGGGCCTCGGCGCGGGGACCGCCACGAACGTCGTGCCGTTCGAGATCATGGCCGCCGTGATGGGCGCCGGCATGGTGCCGCCGCTCGCGATGGCGCTCGCGTCGACGCTGTTCTACCGCAAGGGCTTCACGAAGCCGGAGCGCGAGAACGGCAAGGCGGCCTACCTGCTCGGCTTCTCGTTCATCTCCGAGGGCGCGATCCCGTTCGCCGCGGCCGACCCGCTCCGTGTCATCCCGGCGTCGATGGTCGGAGCGGCGGTCACCGGTGCGATCTCGATGGCGGTGGGCGTGACCTCGCGAGCACCGCACGGCGGCGTGTTCGTGTTCTTCGCGATCGGGAACTTCTGGGCCTGGCTCGGAGCGGTCGTACTCGGCGCGTTCGTGTCGGCCGGAGTGCTCGTCGCCCTGAAGAAGTGGGTGCGCCGCCGCCCGGTCGACGAGGCCGCCGCTGGCGGCGAGGCTGCCGCGGCCGCCGAGACGGTGGGCCAGCGCGCGCCGGTCGCCGCGTAGTCGACGCGACCCCCTGACGGACGGGAGGCCCGGTGCCAGCTGGCACCGGGCCTCCCGTCCGTCTCCGGTCGCCGGGCCGAAGCCCGGGTCGCGCGGCCGAGGCCGCGCGGCCGAGGTCGCGCGATCTGCCGTCCGGCGCCCGACCGTGCGGCTGGTTCCGCGACCTCGGTGGGCGGGCTGCGGCGTGTCGCGCGACCTCGGCGCCGGGCCGCGTCCTACTCCGCGATGTTCGCCGTGATCGCGTCGATGTACGCGGCGCGCTCCTCGCGGGAGTGCGGGCGGCCGGGCACGCCCGGGCGCTGCTCCCACGGGAAGGGCCCGGCCTCGTGGCGGTACTCGATGCCCATCGCCTCGAGCCGGGCGGTGTGCTCGGCGAGCCGCCCCCGGAACTCGGCGAGGTCGCGCGGGCCGGCGGCGTCGGCCGACCAGAGTGCCTCGGCGAGGGCGGCCACGCGGGGGAACAGCTGGTAGTCGAGCTTGCGGGCGGTGTCGACGTGCTCCGTCCACATGTTGCCCTGGCCGCCGATGACGTGCGCCCGCTCGGCCTCGGTCAGGCCGGAGGGGACCGGGTCGAAGGCGAAGACGTCGTCGACCGACAGCACGATCGAGACCGGGATGGGCTCGGTCGCCAGGTCGCTCTGCCGGTAGTCCAGGTAGGCCTGGTCGTCGGGCGCGGAGATGACGTCGTGCCCGCGCTTGGCCGCGGTCCGGGCGCCGGTCAGGCCACGCCACGAGAGGACCGTCGCGGACGGGTCGAGCGTGCCGCCCTCGAGGATCTCGTCCCAGCCGAACGCCCGGCGGCCGTGGCCGGCGACGTGGTCGGCGAGCTGGCCGATGATCCAGGCCTGCAGTTGTTCCTCGTCGGCGAGCCCGAGCGACCGGATGCGTTCCTGGGTGCGGGGGTCCTGCTCCCACTGCACCTTCGGGCACTCGTCGCCGCCGATGCCGATGTAGCGGGACGGGAACAGGGCGATGACCTCGTCGAGGACGTCCTTGAAGAAGTCGACGGTGCTGTCGTCGGCGTTGAGGACGTCGTCGGCGATGCCCCACTCGGTCCAGACCTCCACCGGCGTCTCCGGGTGCACGCCGAGCGACGGGTAGGCGGCCAGGGCGGCGCGCACGTGTCCGGGCGTCTCGATCTCCGGCACGACGGTGACGAACCGGTCGGCGGCGTAGGCGACGATCTCGCGGATGTCGTCCTGCGTGTAGTAGCCGCCGTGCGGACGGCCGTCCTTGCCGGCGACGACCAGCGAACCGTCGGGTCCCGGCACGTGCGCGCCCACCTGCGACTCGCGCCGCCACGAGCCGACCTCGGTCAGCCGGGGGTACTTGCGGATCTCGATGCGCCAGCCCTGGTCCTCGGTGAGGTGGAAGTGCAGGCGGTTGATCCGGTGCGCGGCGAGCTGGTCGACGACGCGCATGACCTCGTGCTTCGTGCGGAAGTGCCGGGCGACGTCGAGCATCACGCCGCGCCAGGCGAAGGCCGGTGCGTCCTCGACGACCGTCGACGGGACGGACCACGGTCCGGTGCCGACCCGGCCGTGGCGGTACACGTCCGGCGGCAGGAGTTGCAGCAGGGCCTGCACGCCGTAGAACACGCCGGCCGCCGAACCGCCGACGACGTCGATGCCGCGCGGCGTGACCGTGAGGCGGAAGGACTCGCTGCGGTCGCCCTCGGGGGTCGCGGGCCCGGCCGGCAGCGACGGGTCGTCGACCACGCGCAGCGCGATCACGCCCTCGGTGGTGCCGCCCTGCCCGGTGCCGTCGTCGGCGGCGTCGCGGACCGGCAGCCCGGTCGACGCCCGCAGCGTCTGCTGCAGGTACAGTCGGACCGATCCGGCCGCGTCGTCGGCGGCGATCCGGGTCGACGGCGTGATCTCGAAGGCGCCGGTGCCCGGGGCGGAGCGGCGCGGTCGTGGGATGAGCATGTCGGAGTCCACCATTCCTCAATGATCTTTCGTAATGTGGAGGCTATGGCTGTGCAGGAGACCGTGTCAACGATCCCGGGAGTGGTCGGAGCGACGCCGGGCGTCCTCCGGCAGATGAACTCGCGTGCGATCCTCGACGCCCTGCTGCGCGACGACGCCTCGCACTCGGTCACCGAGCTGAGCCGCGCGGTCGGTCTCTCGCGCCCCACGGTCGAGGCGGCGCTCACCGACCTCGTCGACGAGGGCTGGGTGGCCGAGGCCGAGGTGCTCGTGACCCCGAACAAGGCCGGTCGGCGCCCGAAGCGCTTCCGGGCCGACGCCACCGCGGGCTCGGTGCTCGGCGTGGACCTCGGGCTGCACGGGATCGTCGGCGTGCGCTCCGACCTGCGCGGGGTCCAGCAGACCCGGGTCGAGGAGCGCTACGCCGACCTCGCCGACGCCGAGCAGGCGTGGACGAGCGTGCAGGACGTGGTCCGCCGCCTGACCGCCGACACCGCGACGTCACCGGTGCTGGCCGCGACGTTCGGCGTGCCGGCCGTCGTCGACCGGACGGGCGCGATCGACTACACCGTCGCGGTGCCGGAGTGGGTGGAGCGCCGGGTGCCCGGCCGCATCCAGGACCTGTTCCCCGGCGTCGCGACCTTCTTCGACAACGACGCCAAGCTCGCCGCCGTCGCCGAGGCGATGTGGGGCCGCCTGCGCGGCGTGCAGGACGCCGTCTCGCTCGTCATGGGCCGGCAGATCGGCGCGGCGGTCGTGGTCGACGGGGCACTGGCGCGCGGGGCGCGCGGCGCGGCCGGCGAGATGGGCGGCCTCGACGTCACGGGCTGGCCCGGTGCGCCGAGCCGACTGGAGGCCCGGGTCCCCGCCGACACGGACCTCGAGTCCGTCTTCGCCGCGGCCGGGCAGGGGGCGGCGTGGGCCGTCGAGGTCGTCCGCGCGTTCGCCGCGGACGTGGCCCCCGGCGTCGTGCAGCTCGTCGCGACGATCGACCCGGAGGTCGTGGTCGTCGGCGGCGAGGTCCTGCCGGCGGCGGCCGAGTTCAGCGAGGCCCTGGCCGCGGTGATCGCACCGCAGCTTCGTCACCCGGTCGAGGTCGTGCCGTCGACCGTCGGGCGCGACGCGGTCGCGCGGGGTGCCCTCGCCCGGTCCCTGACGCACGTGCGCACCGAGCACATGGGACTCGGCTGACCTCCAGACCGGACCCGGGTTCCTGACAGGCCGTTCAGAGAAGATGGCGGCATGACGACTGCCGTGACCGACCGCGCCATGACCGTCGCCACCGGCGACTCCTCCACCCCGTCCGACCTGGGGGGCCTGTCCGGGCTCGTGCTCCAGCTCATCGACGCGCTGGGGGAGTGGGGCGTGGCACTCATGCTCTTCGTCGAGACGGTGTTCCCGCCGATCCCGTCCGAGGTGATCCTGCCGCTCGCCGGGTTCCTGGCCGGCGCGGGCAAGATGGACCTCGTCCTGGTCCTGCTGCTCGCCACGCTCGGGTCGTACCTGGGGGCCCTGGTGCTGTACTGGCTCGGCGCGGCCATCGGCTTCGAGCGGACCACGCGCTGGCTCGGCCGCCTGCCGCTGGTCGACGAGGACGACTTCCGCAAGGCCGCCGATTGGTTCCACCGCCACGGCAAGAGCGCGGTGTTCTTCGGCCGGTTCGTGCCGATCGTCCGCAGCCTCATCTCGCTGCCGGCCGGCGCGGACCGGATGCACCTCGCCACGTTCTCGGTGTTCACGGTCATCGCGAGCGGCATCTGGAACAGCGCCCTGGTGCTCCTCGGCGCGGCGTTCGGCTCGCAGTACGAGCGCGTCGAGCAGTACACCGAGTGGACCGACCGGGTGCTCTACGTCGCGATCGCCGTCGTCGTCGTGACGTTCGTGGTGCGCCGCATCCGCCGCGCACGTGCCGACCGTCGGTCCGACGGTGACGCGGACGGTGCCCGGGGTCGTCGACGCGCCGAGCCCGCCCGCGACTGACCCGTCAGGCCTTCCGCAGGGCCGACTCCTTGTGGGCGGCCTGCTTGCCGCTCTTCTCCGACTCGACGATCCAGTACGGGTCGTCGTCCGTCGGCTTGAAGTGCTGCCCGTCGAACGTGAAGTCCTTCGTCTTCTGCTCGACCAGCGTGCCGGTGGTCGTGCCCTGCGAGGTGTTCCAGTGCACCTCGTCGCCCTTCGACAGTGCCATCGCTGTCCTCCTTGCGAAGTAGTCCGTTGGTGGACGTCGGACGGTACCCGCCGATCCCGCACGGACACAGGGAAGCAGGGGTCACGATGTCGTAACGCCCGAGCGGGACGGAGAGCGGACGCGTACCGTTGACGGCGAGCCACACACGCCGGCAGCGGCCGCGGATC includes:
- a CDS encoding beta-N-acetylhexosaminidase, with protein sequence MVDSDMLIPRPRRSAPGTGAFEITPSTRIAADDAAGSVRLYLQQTLRASTGLPVRDAADDGTGQGGTTEGVIALRVVDDPSLPAGPATPEGDRSESFRLTVTPRGIDVVGGSAAGVFYGVQALLQLLPPDVYRHGRVGTGPWSVPSTVVEDAPAFAWRGVMLDVARHFRTKHEVMRVVDQLAAHRINRLHFHLTEDQGWRIEIRKYPRLTEVGSWRRESQVGAHVPGPDGSLVVAGKDGRPHGGYYTQDDIREIVAYAADRFVTVVPEIETPGHVRAALAAYPSLGVHPETPVEVWTEWGIADDVLNADDSTVDFFKDVLDEVIALFPSRYIGIGGDECPKVQWEQDPRTQERIRSLGLADEEQLQAWIIGQLADHVAGHGRRAFGWDEILEGGTLDPSATVLSWRGLTGARTAAKRGHDVISAPDDQAYLDYRQSDLATEPIPVSIVLSVDDVFAFDPVPSGLTEAERAHVIGGQGNMWTEHVDTARKLDYQLFPRVAALAEALWSADAAGPRDLAEFRGRLAEHTARLEAMGIEYRHEAGPFPWEQRPGVPGRPHSREERAAYIDAITANIAE
- a CDS encoding ROK family transcriptional regulator: MSTIPGVVGATPGVLRQMNSRAILDALLRDDASHSVTELSRAVGLSRPTVEAALTDLVDEGWVAEAEVLVTPNKAGRRPKRFRADATAGSVLGVDLGLHGIVGVRSDLRGVQQTRVEERYADLADAEQAWTSVQDVVRRLTADTATSPVLAATFGVPAVVDRTGAIDYTVAVPEWVERRVPGRIQDLFPGVATFFDNDAKLAAVAEAMWGRLRGVQDAVSLVMGRQIGAAVVVDGALARGARGAAGEMGGLDVTGWPGAPSRLEARVPADTDLESVFAAAGQGAAWAVEVVRAFAADVAPGVVQLVATIDPEVVVVGGEVLPAAAEFSEALAAVIAPQLRHPVEVVPSTVGRDAVARGALARSLTHVRTEHMGLG
- a CDS encoding DedA family protein, translated to MTTAVTDRAMTVATGDSSTPSDLGGLSGLVLQLIDALGEWGVALMLFVETVFPPIPSEVILPLAGFLAGAGKMDLVLVLLLATLGSYLGALVLYWLGAAIGFERTTRWLGRLPLVDEDDFRKAADWFHRHGKSAVFFGRFVPIVRSLISLPAGADRMHLATFSVFTVIASGIWNSALVLLGAAFGSQYERVEQYTEWTDRVLYVAIAVVVVTFVVRRIRRARADRRSDGDADGARGRRRAEPARD
- a CDS encoding DUF2945 domain-containing protein, with translation MALSKGDEVHWNTSQGTTTGTLVEQKTKDFTFDGQHFKPTDDDPYWIVESEKSGKQAAHKESALRKA